One segment of Xiphias gladius isolate SHS-SW01 ecotype Sanya breed wild chromosome 1, ASM1685928v1, whole genome shotgun sequence DNA contains the following:
- the LOC120791037 gene encoding fibulin-7 — protein sequence MFVSAAIVITFVCSCSFRPVFGQDCPGRQEIQGSLKQVQKLLSAHEASYLQSLRNLKKKINLLQSNAGKQTTKAINITCTKLDAPINGRKLGKSNSVSHEIHFLCDPGYELVGSESRVCQESLTWSGQQPTCRDINECASSPCLNGGTCVDELNQFSCVCAKGWAGATCQSPVPTFFVTMANTSAATSAATTAATLPAATTGPFVRPSRCTIVQGSTHCTCEPGYTISGRDSSTCTDIDECELFHNGQAGRLCLHACVNTPGGYRCTCPVGYNVTRDGRSCKDIDECATRQNNCTKDQMCINTYGGFQCVRVDCPKIPHATYVKTSPMRCERNPCPLDNKACSQAPNSFSYHYLAAVSNLSAPRVMFRVSALRPMGDTLRFSLLGGRQVRRHFTVQRSDRLTGQLMLVSPVQGPVTLEAEVEMSELERRIQLGKYITKVTMFVSQYEF from the exons ATGTTTGTGTCAGCTGCAATTGTCATCACCTTTGTGTGTTCCTGTTCATTCCGCCCTGTTTTTGGACAG GACTGTCCTGGTAGGCAGGAAATACAGGGGTCTCTGAAGCAGGTCCAGAAGCTTCTCTCAGCCCATGAAGCCTCCTACTTACAGAGTCTACGCAacctgaagaagaaaataaacttaTTGCAGAGCAACGCGGGGAAGCAGACAACAAAAGCCATCAACA TTACCTGCACCAAACTGGATGCGCCCATCAATGGCCGGAAACTTGGCAAGTCAAATAGCGTGAGCCATGAGATTCACTTTCTGTGTGACCCTGGCTATGAACTGGTGGGATCGGAGAGCAGGGTTTGTCAGGAGAGCCTGACCTGGAGCGGCCAGCAGCCTACCTGCCGAG ACATCAATGAGTGTGCGTCCTCTCCGTGCCTGAATGGCGGGACGTGTGTGGATGAGCTGAACCAGTTCTCTTGTGTCTGTGCCAAAGGCTGGGCCGGAGCTACCTGTCAGAGCCCTGTGCCAACAT TCTTTGTTACCATGGCAAACACCTCTGCTGCCACCTCTGCAGCTACCACTGCTGCTACCTTGCCAGCTGCCACGACTGGGCCCTTTGTTCGTCCATCACGTTGCACTATAGTGCAGGGATCTACCCACTGCACCTGTGAGCCAGGTTACACCATCTCTGGCAGGGACAGCAGCACCTGCACTG ATATAGATGAATGTGAGCTGTTCCATAATGGCCAGGCTGGGAGACTGTGTTTACATGCTTGTGTTAACACCCCTGGGGGCTACCGCTGCACCTGTCCTGTTGGATATAACGTGACCCGCGATGGACGCAGCTGTAAAG ACATTGATGAGTGTGCCACCAGACAAAACAACTGCACAAAGGACCAAATGTGCATCAATACATATGGTGGTTTCCAGTGTGTCCGTGTGGACTGCCCTAAAATCCCTCATGCCACATATGTCAAGACGTCACCTAT gcGTTGCGAACGTAACCCCTGTCCTTTGGACAACAAGGCGTGTTCTCAGGCCCCAAATTCCTTCTCCTACCATTACCTGGCTGCTGTGTCCAACCTGTCAGCCCCTCGCGTCATGTTCAGGGTATCAGCGTTGCGTCCAATGGGTGACACGCTTCGCTTCTCCCTGCTGGGGGGAAGGCAAGTTCGGCGCCACTTCACAGTCCAGCGTTCAGACCGTCTGACAGGTCAGCTGATGCTGGTGAGCCCCGTGCAGGGCCCTGTCACTCTGGAGGCAGAAGTGGAGATGAGCGAGCTGGAGAGACGCATCCAGCTGGGGAAGTACATCACCAAAGTCACCATGTTTGTGTCCCAGTATGAGTTCTAG
- the LOC120789876 gene encoding C-type lectin domain family 18 member A-like has protein sequence MGSGTASRCLDLFVALSLLSPCIHANRTIRHTPHRQKSPTTGLGVKEHSQIVAQHNRLRSRVKPMAANMQKMEWDEKLALVAQERAASCHTDPSPQHSSTFSYIGWNTHLSAYGVTSFSDVIDSWFEEGKDFLHLSGRCRENATCQHYTQLVWATSSHVGCASQLCLREGDLWETFVCAYYPGGNWEVNGQLVMPYKSGLYCSLCTSSMSGCFRLWDHVGGLCEIPRNPCRMSCGQHGHLNISSCKCKCDAGFTGRFCQVRCSVQCVHGLFKEEECSCSCDVGYGGAKCAEKVPFPFHSCDVMIDGDCFMVSSVADTYYGAKRHCQERGGILAQIHNQKVQDILAFYLSQLETSNEVTNTDFETRNFWIALTYKPLKDSFRWDTGEIPRFSSFAFGQPDNQGFGNCVELQASSAFNWNDQRCKTRNRYICQHAAEHIARWDDGR, from the exons ATGGGGTCTGGGACAGCTTCCCGGTGTTTGGATCTGTTTGTCGCTTTGTCTCTGCTGTCCCCGTGCATCCACGCGAACCGGACGATCAGACACACGCCGCACCGCCAGAAGTCCCCCACTACCG ggcTTGGGGTGAAGGAGCACTCGCAGATTGTTGCCCAGCACAATAGATTGCGCAGCCGGGTCAAACCCATGGCAGCGAACATGCAAAAAATG GAGTGGGATGAGAAGTTGGCCTTAGTTGCACAGGAGAGGGCCGCATCCTGTCACACAGACCCCTCCCCTCAGCACTCCTCAACTTTCAGTTACATTGGCTGGAACACACATCTTTCTGCTTATGGTGTCACCTCATTCTCTGACGTCATTGACTCCTGGTTTGAGGAGGGAAAGGATTTTCTCCACCTGAGTGGGCGATGTAGAGAGAACGCCACCTGTCAGCACTATACACAG CTGGTGTGGGCCACTTCGAGTCATGTGGGCTGTGCTAGCCAACTGTGTCTGAGAGAAGGAGACCTCTGGGAGACATTTGTCTGTGCATATTACCCTGG GGGTAACTGGGAGGTGAATGGTCAACTGGTGATGCCCTACAAGTCGGGGCTGTACTGCTCTCTCTGCACCTCTTCCATGTCTGGCTGCTTTAGACTGTGGGATCATGTAGGTGGATTGTGTG AGATTCCAAGGAATCCGTGCCGTATGAGCTGTGGTCAGCACGGCCATCTTAACATCTCGTCCTGCAAGTGCAAGTGTGACGCGGGCTTCACCGGACGCTTCTGCCAGG ttcGGTGCAGCGTGCAGTGTGTACACGGTCTtttcaaagaagaagaatgctCTTGCTCGTGTGATGTTGGCTATGGTGGTGCTAAGTGTGCAG AGAAAGTGCCTTTTCCCTTCCACAGCTGTGATGTGATGATAGATGGAGATTGCTTCATGGTGTCTTCAGTAGCTGACACCTACTATGGAGCCAAACGTCACTGTCAG GAACGTGGGGGTATTCTAGCTCAGATCCACAATCAGAAGGTTCAGGACATCCTGGCATTTTATCTCAGTCAACTGGAGACAAGCAACGAGGTCACCAACACTGACTTTGAGACACGAAACTTCTGGATCG CTCTGACATATAAGCCTCTGAAAGACTCATTTCGCTGGGACACAGGAGAGATCCCTAGATTCAGCAGCTTTGCCTTTGGGCAGCCTGACAACCAAGG tTTTGGAAACTGTGTAGAGCTGCAGGCATCAAGTGCTTTCAACTGGAACGACCAGCGTTGTAAAACACGGAACCGATACATCTGCCAACATG CTGCGGAGCACATTGCCCGGTGGGATGATGGCAGGTGA